From a single Macrobrachium rosenbergii isolate ZJJX-2024 chromosome 59, ASM4041242v1, whole genome shotgun sequence genomic region:
- the LOC136837629 gene encoding uncharacterized protein: MIPMTKVLLQMDSGYQLKKGGNRINHLMFMDNIKLYSKSIKEIAALIQTVFVKFALTLSLVASCVFADGGYGGHGGSFVGQGLHGGSFGGHGGSFGGHGGSFVGHGGSFGGHGGSFGGRYGGFGGGSGTSFSVVNLGHTGSFGGGYGGRGGFSGGHGGFSGGHGGFVGGHGGFSKGLGGFSGGHGGFSGGHGGFVGGHGGFSKGLGGFSGGHGGFSKGLGGFSGGHGGFSGGHGGFSKGLGGFSGGHGGFSGSYGKFDPPTATASDFCDEFSYHSAVKRAFLKFAFTLSLVASCVFADGGYGGHGVSLGGHGGFFGGHGGSVVVSHGGSLGGGYGSGVLGGSFGGRGVHGGSFVGHGGSSGGVYGGHRGGSATSFSVFNLGHAGSLGGGYGGHGGVSGGLVGISGGLGGISGGLGGISGGHGGFSKGLGGISGGHGGFSGGHGGFSTGHGGISVGHVGHGGISGSYGK, translated from the exons atgattcccatgacaaaagtactgctgCAGATGGAttctgggtaccaactcaagaaaggaggcaacagaattaaccatctgatgttcatggacaacatcaagctgtatAGTAAGAGCATTAAGGAAATAGCtgccctaatccagact GTATTTGTGAAGTTCGCCTTAACTTTGTCTCTTGTGGCTTCCTGCGTCTTTGCTGACGGAGGCTACGGAGGACATGGAGGATCCTTCGTAGGTCAAGGACTGCATGGAGGTTCCTTTGGTGGACATGGAGGTTCCTTTGGTGGACATGGTGGTTCCTTTGTTGGACATGGAGGTTCCTTTGGTGGCCATGGAGGCTCATTTGGAGGCCGTTATGGAGGCTTTGGGGGAGGATCTGGTACTTCCTTCAGTGTAGTAAACCTGGGACATACTGGATCCTTCGGAGGTGGATACGGAGGTCGCGGTGGATTCTCCGGAGGTCATGGAGGATTCTCTGGAGGTCATGGAGGATTCGTTGGTGGCCATGGAGGATTCTCTAAAGGTCTTGGAGGGTTCTCTGGAGGTCATGGAGGATTCTCTGGAGGTCATGGAGGATTCGTTGGTGGCCATGGAGGATTCTCTAAAGGTCTTGGAGGGTTCTCTGGAGGTCATGGAGGATTCTCTAAAGGTCTTGGGGGATTCTCTGGAGGTCATGGAGGATTCTCTGGTGGCCACGGTGGATTCTCTAAAGGTCTTGGAGGATTCTCTGGAGGTCATGGAGGTTTCTCAGGTTCCTATGGAAA aTTCGATCCACCAACGGCAACTGCCTCCGACTTCTGTGATGAGTTCTCCtaccattcggctgtcaagaga GCATTCTTGAAATTCGCCTTCACATTGTCCCTTGTGGCTTCTTGTGTCTTTGCTGATGGAGGCTATGGAGGACATGGAGTTTCCCTCGGAGGACATGGAGGTTTCTTCGGAGGTCATGGAGGTTCAGTGGTTGTGAGTCATGGAGGCTCCCTGGGAGGTGGGTATGGTTCTGGTGTCCTTGGAGGTTCCTTCGGAGGACGTGGAGTGCATGGAGGTTCCTTCGTAGGACATGGAGGCTCATCTGGAGGCGTTTATGGAGGCCACCGGGGAGGTTCTGCCACCTCCTTCAGTGTATTCAATTTGGGACATGCTGGATCTTTGGGAGGTGGATACGGAGGTCATGGTGGAGTCTCTGGAGGCCTTGTAGGTATCTCTGGAGGACTTGGAGGAATCTCTGGAGGACTTGGAGGAATCTCTGGAGGTCATGGAGGATTTTCCAAAGGTCTTGGAGGAATCTCTGGAGGTCATGGAGGTTTTTCTGGTGGCCATGGAGGATTCTCTACAGGTCATGGAGGAATCTCTGTAGGTCATGTAGGTCATGGAGGAATCTCAGGTTCCTATggaaagtaa